CATGGTTGCGGGAGGTGAAATACCACTGGATGTAATCATTAACAACTTGTTCCTTATCCTCCAGTGTCCTCAGGCATCGATAGCATCCTGCTGTCTGAAGCATGCTAGCGTGCTTATCTGCAAGTTCCAAGAGTTCTTGCAAAGTTGTTGCATTCTTAATCTAGAGTAAAATAAGAGCAATGAACAGACAAAACTGCATAAATATAATTTGTGTtgatattgtaaatatttataCTTGAGAATTCACCAAAAATAATCACCAAGGATGAGactataaaatattttaaattcCTCTTTGACAGGGGTTTGTATTGGAATGTACATAGAAGTGACACAAAACATTGAAGTCACTGGCTTTATTCCAGTATCACACTGGTTGTAAAGCTACTGGGGTGTCCATATTGTTCATTGTtcatcaaaataatattttctttttattgaaTATGCTTATAAACACAAAACAATTACCTCAAGTAGAACATTCCTGAGTTCAGGATCAGGTATGTCTGCAATTGGGGCCTCAATAGTCTTCACCTTACCCACTAGGTAGTGGTAGAAGTTCTCGGAAAAGCAACGAGGCCCTGGACCACCATGAACAATGGACATGGCCACCATTCTTCCAACATGGAAGTACTCATCACCGTCGGCAGCTAATGATGGCAATGTTGCAGGGTTAGTTCAAATTGATTTATAATACTGTCAAAATGTGGCAAAAACCAAATTACCTTTGCTGTCAAATGACAGGTATTTGCCATCTTCCCTGCCTTCAAAAAAACGCCTGTTTTTAATGGCGTCCATCAACAGTGTGAGGAATTCCCGCGTAGGCCCTCCTGTGTCAACAGCGTCCTCAGTCTGCCCGATGTCGTCGGTGAATTTCACCAAAAGGCTACCGGTGGGGTCAAACGAGGACCGCTTAAATCCCCTCAGAGCCCCATCCCAGACATTGGCACGGTTGATGTTGAACCTGCTGCAGTTGCTCGTGTCAATAGCTTCTGACAGATTTGACAAAACGTCAGCAGCAGTCAGTCCAAAAACATGCTCTCTGCAAAAAA
The DNA window shown above is from Gadus chalcogrammus isolate NIFS_2021 chromosome 10, NIFS_Gcha_1.0, whole genome shotgun sequence and carries:
- the LOC130390250 gene encoding G2/M phase-specific E3 ubiquitin-protein ligase-like isoform X3, whose translation is MKMSPKQSLPTTSRASGGQANGVGAGPKKTTSPNTSCEFYNTYTNVYAPVVIDSSSSDVEEVDYSQVEDREHVFGLTAADVLSNLSEAIDTSNCSRFNINRANVWDGALRGFKRSSFDPTGSLLVKFTDDIGQTEDAVDTGGPTREFLTLLMDAIKNRRFFEGREDGKYLSFDSKAADGDEYFHVGRMVAMSIVHGGPGPRCFSENFYHYLVGKVKTIEAPIADIPDPELRNVLLEIKNATTLQELLELADKHASMLQTAGCYRCLRTLEDKEQVVNDYIQWYFTSRNHVSFQGFKDGLATLNLFNALEQHPSLFLPYLVYSAEDLKAETLEALFRPQMSPTGSSNRQEEERVLGYWLDYLIAVKEEASGLSLQDVLMFATGLK